From a region of the Deinococcota bacterium genome:
- a CDS encoding TRAP transporter small permease subunit, translated as MISAFLGLERFLTGFVHNLAALMLAVAVSLSFYQVITRFVFGHPSVWSEVAARSVMIWFVFLGAAAAFRMGAMIAVELIYRLLPRRLLVPVYSLVTLLTLLALLILAWQGYKMTLRVQPQTLAGIWISIAWVYAAIPVGSAFCIVAVLARFVEVLRDPEQLLFSETVAETA; from the coding sequence ATGATTAGCGCCTTTCTCGGCCTCGAGCGCTTCTTGACGGGCTTCGTCCACAACCTGGCGGCGCTCATGTTGGCCGTCGCCGTCAGCCTGTCCTTCTACCAGGTGATCACCCGCTTCGTCTTCGGCCACCCCTCGGTGTGGTCGGAGGTGGCCGCGCGCTCAGTAATGATCTGGTTCGTCTTTTTGGGCGCTGCGGCGGCCTTTCGGATGGGCGCCATGATCGCGGTCGAGCTCATCTACCGGCTCTTGCCGCGCCGCCTGCTGGTGCCGGTCTACAGCCTGGTGACGCTGCTGACACTGCTCGCCCTGCTGATCCTGGCCTGGCAGGGCTACAAGATGACCCTGCGCGTACAGCCGCAGACCTTGGCGGGCATCTGGATCTCGATCGCCTGGGTCTACGCGGCGATCCCGGTCGGCTCGGCCTTTTGCATCGTCGCCGTCCTGGCGCGCTTTGTCGAGGTCTTGAGGGACCCAGAGCAGCTTCTCTTCAGCGAAACGGTGGCGGAGACAGCGTGA